From Caminibacter mediatlanticus TB-2, the proteins below share one genomic window:
- the tig gene encoding trigger factor, whose protein sequence is MVEANKIDSANSIIKAKIDSKILEEKKKKIAKEIAKKAKIQGFRPGKVPVKVVEKMYAEEIKRDAISEAVKEVLDEGIKQLGANEIIGEPQVIKFDEKEDGIDVEIKVFTKPEVNIDDSYKECVPDVTLPEVSEEEIEEELKKIAKQFAESKVVDKESLEKGDVAVIDFKGYIDSKPMENGSAESYPLEIGSGSFIEGFEEQLIGMKVGESKKIKVKFPENYGAKEIAGKEAEFDVTLQEIQEKVPAEINDDLAKKYMNDENATLETLKNYIKDSILQRKKAETFAPLKEQILECLVEKYNFDLPENIVDQEVDVIIGNEAAKLTPAEIKELQENPEKLKEFREKFVDEAKNRVKLTFIIDVIAKKENVSVNDEELTQILYYEALMQGQNPTEYIKQVQEQGLIPVLKMNLIQEKLLNKLLEDKVKGE, encoded by the coding sequence ATGGTTGAAGCTAATAAAATTGATTCTGCTAATAGTATAATAAAAGCTAAAATAGATAGCAAGATTTTAGAAGAAAAAAAGAAAAAAATTGCAAAAGAGATAGCAAAAAAAGCAAAAATACAAGGATTTAGACCAGGTAAAGTGCCTGTAAAAGTCGTTGAGAAAATGTATGCTGAGGAAATTAAAAGAGATGCTATTAGTGAAGCAGTAAAAGAAGTACTTGATGAAGGGATTAAACAACTTGGAGCTAATGAAATTATTGGAGAACCACAAGTAATTAAATTTGATGAGAAAGAAGATGGAATTGATGTTGAAATTAAAGTATTTACAAAACCAGAAGTAAATATTGATGATAGTTATAAAGAGTGTGTACCAGATGTTACTTTACCAGAAGTTAGCGAAGAAGAGATTGAAGAAGAACTTAAAAAAATTGCTAAGCAATTTGCTGAGAGTAAAGTAGTAGATAAAGAGAGTTTAGAAAAAGGTGATGTTGCTGTTATTGATTTTAAAGGTTATATTGATAGTAAACCAATGGAAAATGGAAGTGCTGAGAGTTATCCACTTGAAATTGGAAGTGGTAGTTTTATTGAAGGATTTGAAGAGCAATTAATTGGAATGAAAGTTGGTGAGAGTAAAAAAATAAAAGTAAAATTCCCTGAAAATTATGGAGCTAAGGAGATTGCAGGAAAAGAAGCAGAATTTGATGTAACTCTTCAAGAAATTCAAGAGAAAGTTCCAGCTGAAATTAATGATGATTTAGCTAAAAAATATATGAACGATGAAAATGCAACACTTGAAACACTTAAAAACTATATAAAAGATTCTATTTTGCAAAGAAAAAAAGCTGAAACTTTTGCACCACTTAAAGAACAAATTCTTGAATGTTTAGTTGAAAAATATAATTTTGATTTACCAGAGAATATAGTAGACCAAGAAGTTGATGTTATTATAGGAAATGAAGCTGCAAAATTAACTCCAGCAGAAATTAAAGAATTACAAGAAAATCCAGAAAAACTTAAAGAATTTAGAGAAAAATTTGTTGATGAAGCTAAAAATAGAGTAAAACTTACATTTATTATCGATGTAATTGCTAAAAAAGAGAATGTGAGTGTAAATGATGAAGAGTTGACTCAAATTTTATATTATGAAGCATTAATGCAAGGTCAAAATCCAACTGAATATATCAAGCAAGTTCAAGAACAAGGTTTAATTCCTGTATTAAAAATGAATTTAATTCAAGAAAAACTTCTAAATAAACTTTTAGAGGATAAAGTTAAGGGTGAATAA
- the fliI gene encoding flagellar protein export ATPase FliI: MLKEIKNKIKQKPLSKPYGFIKKINPTNIIATGLNPSVGDIVEIKSNIPTLGMVTSVMENEFIITPFSFVEGMKIGDKVYINEEGMTVPVGEGLLGRVVDPFLRPIDGKGEIKYETKYPIIRKPISPLQRGVINEVFPTGVKAIDGLLTCGKGQKLGIFAGSGVGKSTLMSMIVRGSESDIKVIALIGERGREIPEFIEHNLKGDLTNTVIIVATSDDSALMRKYGAFSAMAVAEYFKDKNKDVLFLMDSVTRFAMAQREIGLAMGEPPTSKGYPPSSIMLLPQLMERAGKEKNKGSITAFFTVLVEGDDTSADPIADQARSILDGHILLDRELTDFGIYPPINILKSASRVMNNIVTPEHLQKAQKFKKLYALLKENEVLIRIGAYQKGTDPELDEAIAKKEAMEEFLKQPPTALFKFFETITLLKSVI; the protein is encoded by the coding sequence ATGCTAAAAGAGATAAAAAATAAAATCAAACAAAAACCTCTCTCAAAGCCTTATGGATTTATTAAAAAAATAAATCCTACAAATATTATTGCAACAGGCCTTAACCCAAGTGTTGGTGATATTGTTGAGATAAAATCAAATATACCAACTCTTGGAATGGTTACAAGTGTAATGGAGAATGAATTTATTATTACACCTTTTAGCTTTGTAGAAGGTATGAAAATAGGAGATAAGGTCTACATAAACGAAGAAGGAATGACAGTTCCTGTTGGAGAAGGATTACTTGGAAGAGTAGTTGACCCATTTTTAAGACCTATTGATGGAAAAGGCGAGATTAAATACGAAACTAAATATCCAATTATAAGAAAACCAATTTCTCCCTTACAACGAGGAGTTATTAACGAAGTTTTTCCAACAGGAGTAAAAGCAATTGATGGACTTTTAACATGTGGTAAAGGTCAAAAACTTGGTATTTTTGCAGGAAGTGGAGTTGGAAAAAGTACACTTATGAGTATGATTGTTAGAGGAAGTGAGAGTGATATTAAAGTTATTGCACTTATTGGAGAGAGAGGTAGAGAAATTCCAGAGTTTATAGAACATAACTTAAAAGGAGATTTAACAAATACTGTCATTATTGTAGCTACTTCTGATGATTCAGCATTAATGAGAAAATATGGAGCATTTTCTGCTATGGCAGTTGCTGAATATTTCAAAGATAAAAATAAAGATGTACTTTTTTTAATGGATAGTGTAACTCGCTTTGCTATGGCTCAGCGTGAAATTGGACTTGCAATGGGAGAGCCTCCAACAAGTAAAGGATATCCTCCAAGTAGCATTATGCTTTTACCTCAGCTAATGGAAAGAGCTGGTAAAGAGAAAAATAAAGGAAGCATTACTGCATTTTTTACTGTATTAGTCGAGGGAGATGACACCTCAGCTGACCCAATAGCTGACCAAGCTCGCTCTATTCTTGATGGACATATATTACTTGATAGAGAACTTACTGATTTTGGTATTTACCCACCCATAAATATTTTAAAATCAGCAAGTAGGGTTATGAATAATATTGTCACTCCCGAACATCTACAAAAAGCTCAAAAATTTAAAAAATTATATGCTTTGCTTAAAGAAAATGAAGTTTTAATTAGAATTGGTGCTTATCAAAAAGGAACTGACCCAGAACTTGATGAAGCAATAGCTAAAAAAGAAGCAATGGAAGAGTTTTTAAAACAACCTCCCACTGCATTATTTAAGTTTTTTGAAACTATTACACTACTAAAAAGTGTTATTTAG
- the clpP gene encoding ATP-dependent Clp endopeptidase proteolytic subunit ClpP: MSILIPTVIEKTGRGERAYDIYSRLLKDRIIMLQGEINDHTASLIVAQLLFLEAENPEKDIYLYINSPGGVVTSGFAIYDTMNYIKPDVVTICMGQAASMGAFLLSSGAKGKRFALPHARIMIHQPLGGAQGQATDIEIHAKEILRMKKELNKILAENTGQSIRKIEKDTERDFFMSAEEAMKYGLIDKVLKKREN; the protein is encoded by the coding sequence ATGAGTATTTTAATTCCTACTGTTATTGAAAAAACAGGAAGAGGTGAGAGGGCATATGATATCTACTCTCGCTTGCTTAAAGATAGAATAATTATGCTTCAAGGTGAAATAAATGACCATACAGCAAGTTTAATTGTAGCTCAACTTCTATTTCTTGAAGCAGAAAATCCAGAAAAAGATATCTATCTTTATATAAATTCTCCTGGTGGAGTTGTTACAAGTGGTTTTGCAATTTATGATACAATGAATTATATTAAGCCTGATGTTGTAACAATTTGTATGGGACAAGCAGCAAGTATGGGAGCATTTTTATTAAGTAGTGGTGCTAAGGGCAAAAGATTTGCACTTCCGCACGCAAGAATTATGATTCATCAACCTCTTGGTGGAGCACAAGGACAAGCAACTGATATTGAAATTCATGCAAAAGAAATTTTAAGAATGAAAAAAGAACTTAATAAAATTTTAGCTGAAAACACTGGTCAAAGTATAAGAAAAATAGAAAAAGATACTGAAAGAGACTTCTTTATGAGTGCAGAAGAAGCAATGAAATATGGACTTATAGATAAGGTACTTAAAAAAAGAGAAAATTAA
- a CDS encoding Fur family transcriptional regulator has product MCEKLLNLRKTEFLIAKLLSKNIMNAKELQEILKVDKATIYRNLKNLIKKEVIREIKNNDGTSFYEIACNIHNPIHPHFECIICKKMYCLKPLSAEDTLNLSKYSNFEISQIEIKFSGICNKCKGEK; this is encoded by the coding sequence ATGTGTGAAAAATTATTAAATCTTAGAAAAACTGAATTTTTAATTGCTAAGTTGTTAAGTAAAAATATAATGAATGCAAAAGAATTGCAAGAAATTTTAAAAGTAGATAAAGCTACTATTTATAGAAATCTAAAAAATTTAATAAAAAAAGAAGTAATTAGGGAAATTAAAAATAATGATGGTACTTCATTTTATGAAATTGCTTGTAATATTCATAACCCTATTCATCCACACTTTGAATGTATAATATGCAAAAAAATGTATTGCTTAAAGCCTCTTTCTGCAGAAGATACATTAAATTTATCAAAATATTCAAATTTTGAGATTTCACAAATTGAAATTAAATTTTCAGGAATTTGTAATAAATGTAAAGGAGAAAAATGA
- a CDS encoding metal ABC transporter solute-binding protein, Zn/Mn family, giving the protein MKYLIIFLGSLLFALNISVTILPQKWVVKAIAKDKVNINVMVPPGNSPATYSPNFNQLKKLKNSQIYFSIGVPFDKKYINKIKEINPNIEVVDFAKYIKKDSNPHIWLSPALLMLQAKVVLDTLIKKDYKNKDFYLQNYKEYIQKLANLEKKGFSEIKQKVFLTFHPSFHYFAKDFLIKEIAIEKEGKTPSFSYLAKIINLAKKENIKTVIISPEFSTKYAKIVANKIHAKVVIISPLNEKPTTTINKLIEVLK; this is encoded by the coding sequence ATGAAATACTTAATTATTTTTTTAGGAAGTTTATTATTTGCCCTTAATATTAGTGTTACAATTTTACCTCAAAAATGGGTAGTTAAAGCTATTGCAAAAGATAAAGTAAATATAAATGTAATGGTACCTCCTGGCAATTCTCCTGCTACTTACTCACCAAACTTTAATCAATTAAAAAAATTAAAAAATTCACAAATTTATTTTAGTATAGGAGTGCCTTTTGATAAAAAGTATATAAATAAAATAAAAGAAATTAATCCAAATATTGAAGTTGTGGATTTTGCAAAATATATAAAAAAAGACTCAAATCCTCATATTTGGTTAAGCCCTGCTTTACTAATGCTTCAAGCAAAAGTAGTTTTAGATACCTTAATAAAAAAAGATTATAAAAATAAAGATTTTTACTTACAAAACTATAAAGAATATATTCAAAAGTTAGCAAATTTAGAAAAAAAAGGATTTAGTGAAATTAAGCAAAAAGTATTTTTAACCTTCCATCCATCATTTCACTATTTTGCAAAAGATTTCTTAATAAAAGAGATTGCTATTGAAAAAGAAGGTAAAACACCAAGTTTTTCATATTTAGCAAAAATTATTAATTTAGCAAAAAAAGAAAATATAAAAACAGTAATAATTTCACCTGAATTTTCAACAAAATATGCAAAAATAGTAGCAAATAAAATTCATGCAAAAGTAGTAATAATCTCACCTCTAAATGAAAAACCAACTACTACAATAAATAAGCTAATAGAAGTTCTAAAATGA
- a CDS encoding EAL domain-containing protein yields MQEFISKLNIETIITALNEIEEIALIIFDNEKIIWANSGAKKIFNLENDSLNNFLIAHNFDNKLIEAIIKSIKQNNYEAFFENLKITTKNSIKNFCICSKNIIFNNKNCGFAIFVDITKEKKVTEILVAIKELLNLVLISDTIEEMLQKLVKHILYVANFDACFIVKKEDNKLIPITFGDKSEENLKCILEVDFDLNNPYVAKTPIGKACIDGNIHINNDTENNSDVEALKDEMLKRGFLSSVGIPIFKDNKIWGGICICKKEKNFFFNYITLLEEFKRLISFGIEKKEKDLFMHITSTALENSDMWVVITNEKGIIEYENKTVEKLSKYKLEELIGKKPNIFKSGFHSEDFYKNLWDTIKKGKIFNAILINKAKDGTFFYLKDKIIPVNYKGIKKYISIAIDITKEKKLLAQIEKIKYFDILTSLYNKETFLEKIDEVIKTNNKNIHFIILIDIYNFSAVNEVIGFQNGNILLQEISQKLKKVAPKKIISRLDADEFGIFLDSSNEKELLNIISKLKEFFEKSFVINEKEIKLSFNIGISSFPKDGEKAKSLLSKASIALNIAKQKGPNTIKTFENYLLEDINNYINDIHTIKDCLEKNRFLLFFQPYVDANTKKIRGAESLLRMVNEQGEIISAGKYIEIIEKNNLINKLTINLLEQLDYTLSKVNIKLSFNLSANNFYSNKVKLKLIELSNKHKEKLVLEITESIAINNLELVTEFLNDIRKNGTLISLDDFGTGYSSLTYLEKLPIDILKIDLSFVKKITTSTKNRQIIKAIIELAKALNLKTIAEGVEEKEQYEILKSLGIDCIQGYYFYKPLDEKSLLKVLNVSGN; encoded by the coding sequence TTGCAAGAGTTTATTTCAAAACTTAATATAGAGACTATTATTACAGCTTTAAATGAAATAGAAGAAATAGCATTAATTATTTTTGATAATGAAAAAATTATTTGGGCAAATAGTGGGGCTAAAAAAATATTCAATTTAGAAAATGATTCATTAAATAATTTTTTAATAGCCCACAATTTTGATAACAAATTAATAGAAGCAATTATAAAATCAATTAAACAAAACAACTATGAAGCTTTTTTTGAAAACCTTAAAATAACTACAAAAAATAGTATTAAAAATTTTTGTATTTGTTCAAAAAACATTATTTTTAATAATAAAAATTGTGGTTTTGCAATATTTGTAGATATCACAAAAGAAAAAAAAGTTACAGAGATTTTAGTTGCTATAAAAGAGTTATTAAATTTAGTCCTTATTTCAGACACTATTGAAGAAATGCTTCAGAAATTAGTCAAACATATTTTATATGTAGCAAACTTTGATGCGTGCTTTATCGTAAAAAAAGAAGACAATAAATTAATCCCAATTACTTTTGGAGATAAAAGTGAAGAAAATTTAAAATGCATTTTAGAGGTAGATTTTGATTTAAATAATCCATATGTTGCTAAAACTCCTATTGGTAAAGCTTGCATTGATGGAAATATTCATATAAATAATGATACCGAAAATAATAGTGATGTAGAAGCTTTAAAAGATGAAATGTTAAAAAGAGGTTTTTTAAGTTCTGTTGGCATTCCAATATTTAAAGATAATAAAATTTGGGGTGGAATATGCATATGTAAAAAAGAAAAAAACTTCTTTTTTAATTATATTACTCTTTTAGAAGAATTTAAAAGATTAATAAGTTTTGGAATTGAAAAAAAAGAAAAAGATTTATTTATGCATATAACTTCTACTGCCCTTGAAAATTCAGATATGTGGGTTGTAATTACAAATGAAAAAGGAATAATTGAATATGAAAATAAAACAGTAGAAAAATTATCTAAATATAAACTTGAAGAGCTTATTGGAAAGAAGCCAAATATTTTCAAAAGCGGTTTTCATTCAGAAGATTTTTATAAAAATTTATGGGATACAATAAAAAAAGGAAAAATTTTTAATGCTATTTTGATAAATAAAGCAAAAGATGGAACTTTTTTTTATTTAAAAGATAAAATTATCCCTGTAAATTATAAAGGAATTAAAAAATATATATCAATAGCAATTGATATTACCAAAGAAAAAAAATTACTCGCACAAATTGAAAAAATAAAATATTTTGATATATTAACTTCTCTTTATAATAAAGAAACATTTTTAGAAAAAATAGATGAAGTAATAAAAACAAATAATAAAAACATTCATTTTATCATTTTAATAGATATTTATAATTTTAGTGCCGTAAATGAAGTTATTGGTTTTCAAAATGGAAATATTTTATTACAAGAAATTTCACAAAAACTCAAAAAAGTTGCTCCTAAAAAAATAATTTCAAGATTAGATGCAGATGAATTTGGAATATTTTTAGATAGTAGCAATGAAAAAGAGCTATTAAATATAATAAGTAAATTAAAAGAATTTTTCGAAAAATCTTTTGTAATTAATGAAAAAGAGATAAAATTATCTTTTAATATAGGAATTAGTAGCTTTCCAAAAGATGGAGAAAAAGCAAAAAGCTTACTCTCAAAAGCATCAATTGCTCTAAATATAGCAAAACAAAAAGGTCCAAATACTATTAAAACATTCGAAAATTATTTATTAGAAGATATCAATAACTATATTAATGATATTCATACAATCAAAGATTGCTTAGAAAAAAATAGATTTTTACTTTTCTTTCAACCTTATGTAGATGCAAATACAAAAAAAATAAGAGGGGCTGAAAGTTTACTTAGAATGGTCAATGAACAGGGTGAAATAATATCTGCTGGCAAATATATAGAAATAATTGAGAAAAATAATCTTATAAATAAATTAACTATTAATTTATTAGAGCAATTAGATTATACTTTATCAAAAGTAAATATAAAACTTTCGTTTAACTTATCTGCAAATAATTTTTATAGTAATAAAGTAAAATTAAAATTAATTGAACTTTCAAATAAACATAAAGAAAAACTTGTATTAGAAATCACTGAAAGTATTGCTATAAATAATTTAGAACTTGTAACTGAATTTTTAAATGATATAAGAAAAAATGGTACTTTAATTTCATTAGATGATTTTGGTACAGGTTATTCATCACTAACTTATTTAGAAAAACTTCCTATTGATATTTTAAAAATAGACCTCTCATTTGTTAAAAAAATAACAACTTCTACCAAAAATAGACAAATAATAAAAGCAATTATTGAGCTTGCAAAAGCTTTAAATTTAAAAACAATAGCCGAAGGAGTGGAAGAAAAAGAGCAATATGAAATTTTAAAAAGTTTAGGCATTGATTGTATACAAGGATATTATTTTTATAAACCACTTGACGAAAAAAGTTTATTAAAGGTATTAAATGTATCTGGTAACTAA
- a CDS encoding GGDEF domain-containing protein produces MEDKYSSKISELTEPASPFEKFAKKVFDKLISEGVPPLPSYYRVYFFNMLEEEPAEFRKQIYEIISLEESNDLEKDFEKEKKLKLSFKYTKELLQHSALIYKTSKSLKELLIKQLQEIEHITSPKILQKIIAQFENKLDLISSKLEKENKVVKDLFSKTVEIIKDIESHSTFDSRYGLYNKNYFIKLLEKEINLISKFSHISSLVVVKLNDKILNNLSQKGKIVANRSLAKMLLRTSRRTDEIGYLGDNIFGMLLKHTDKIGAMKTIERISDMLLNATIFMEGEEIELSIVAGIVEIKEKKEAEEYVKYAISYMKEAEKEEVLYKGD; encoded by the coding sequence ATGGAAGATAAATATTCATCAAAAATTTCGGAATTAACTGAACCAGCATCTCCATTTGAAAAATTTGCAAAAAAAGTTTTCGATAAGTTAATTAGTGAGGGAGTTCCTCCTCTTCCATCTTATTATAGAGTATATTTTTTCAATATGCTTGAAGAAGAACCAGCTGAATTTAGAAAACAAATTTATGAGATAATTTCTCTTGAAGAATCAAATGATTTAGAAAAAGATTTTGAAAAAGAGAAAAAACTTAAACTTTCTTTTAAATATACAAAAGAGTTATTACAACACTCAGCATTAATTTATAAAACATCAAAAAGCTTAAAAGAACTTTTAATTAAACAACTTCAAGAAATTGAACATATAACTTCTCCAAAAATTCTTCAAAAAATTATTGCACAATTTGAAAATAAACTTGATTTAATCTCTTCAAAATTAGAAAAAGAAAATAAAGTGGTAAAAGATTTGTTTTCTAAAACAGTAGAGATTATAAAAGATATAGAAAGTCATTCTACTTTTGATAGTAGATATGGACTTTATAATAAAAACTATTTCATAAAACTTCTTGAAAAAGAGATAAATTTAATTTCTAAATTTTCACATATCAGTTCATTAGTAGTTGTGAAGCTCAATGATAAAATATTAAATAATTTATCTCAAAAAGGGAAAATTGTTGCAAATAGAAGCTTAGCTAAAATGCTTCTTAGGACTTCAAGAAGAACAGATGAGATTGGATATTTAGGAGATAATATATTTGGGATGCTTTTAAAGCATACTGATAAAATTGGGGCTATGAAAACTATTGAAAGAATTTCTGATATGCTTTTAAATGCTACTATTTTTATGGAAGGTGAAGAAATAGAACTTTCAATTGTAGCAGGAATTGTTGAAATCAAAGAGAAAAAAGAAGCAGAAGAATATGTAAAATATGCTATAAGTTATATGAAAGAAGCAGAAAAAGAAGAAGTTTTATATAAAGGAGATTAG
- a CDS encoding metal ABC transporter permease: MWDLISNSIYASILLSIAIGIIGSLIVINKASSITGSIAHGSFGGIGIGIYLGVNILLSTTIFTIILAIILAFITLKLPSRKDSLISVIWAIGMSIGILFLSLSNGYHADALSYLFGNILLIDKSDLIFMGIVDLILLISIILLYNHFLAMSYDKEFLSLRKINTNLLYTYFLVLTSLTIVISVKSIGIILILALFTIPALIAEKFTKKFYQMIILSGVISLIIMISGILISYFTDLAPTPIIVIIASILLLINFIF, from the coding sequence ATGTGGGATTTAATAAGTAATTCAATATATGCAAGTATTCTTTTAAGTATTGCTATTGGAATTATTGGAAGTTTAATTGTTATTAATAAGGCATCTTCTATAACAGGAAGTATAGCCCATGGAAGTTTTGGAGGAATTGGTATTGGAATTTATTTAGGAGTAAATATTCTTTTATCCACTACTATTTTTACTATTATCTTGGCTATTATTTTAGCTTTTATAACATTGAAGCTTCCTTCAAGAAAAGATAGTTTAATAAGTGTAATTTGGGCTATTGGAATGAGTATTGGGATTTTATTTTTATCACTCTCAAATGGCTATCATGCAGATGCATTAAGTTATCTATTTGGAAATATTCTTTTAATTGATAAAAGTGACTTAATATTTATGGGAATTGTAGATTTAATTTTATTAATCTCAATAATTTTACTTTATAATCATTTTTTAGCAATGAGTTATGATAAAGAGTTTTTATCTCTTAGAAAAATTAATACTAATTTGCTTTATACATACTTTTTAGTTTTAACATCTTTAACAATTGTAATAAGTGTAAAAAGTATTGGTATAATTTTGATATTAGCCCTTTTTACAATTCCTGCATTAATTGCTGAAAAATTCACTAAAAAATTTTATCAGATGATAATTTTAAGTGGAGTTATCTCCTTAATAATTATGATTAGCGGAATTTTAATAAGTTACTTCACAGATTTAGCTCCTACTCCAATAATTGTTATAATTGCATCTATATTATTATTAATAAACTTTATTTTCTAA
- the folE gene encoding GTP cyclohydrolase I FolE, producing the protein MSIDLEKLETAAKMILEAIGENPNRDGLIKTPKRVAKSFEEIYSGYFKDPKEVLNDALFDSTNNEMVVVRDIEFYSMCEHHILPFFGRVHVAYIPDKKVVGLSKIPRMVEVFARRLQIQEQLTEQIADAIMEVVKPKGVGVVIHARHMCMEMRGVKTKHSYTSSSALRGIFLEEKTREEFFNIINAKIDNHF; encoded by the coding sequence ATGAGCATAGATTTAGAAAAATTAGAAACTGCGGCCAAAATGATTCTTGAAGCCATTGGCGAAAATCCAAATAGAGATGGACTTATAAAAACACCAAAAAGAGTTGCTAAATCATTTGAAGAGATATATAGTGGATATTTTAAAGACCCAAAAGAAGTATTAAATGATGCACTTTTTGATTCTACAAATAATGAAATGGTAGTAGTTAGAGATATTGAATTTTATTCAATGTGTGAACATCATATTTTACCTTTTTTTGGGAGAGTCCATGTAGCTTATATTCCAGATAAAAAGGTAGTAGGACTTTCTAAAATTCCAAGAATGGTAGAAGTTTTTGCAAGAAGACTTCAAATTCAAGAACAATTAACAGAACAAATCGCAGATGCGATAATGGAAGTGGTAAAACCAAAAGGTGTAGGAGTTGTAATACATGCAAGGCATATGTGTATGGAGATGAGAGGAGTTAAGACAAAACACTCATATACATCAAGTTCAGCCCTTAGAGGTATATTTTTAGAAGAAAAAACAAGAGAAGAATTTTTTAATATAATAAATGCAAAAATAGATAATCACTTCTAA
- a CDS encoding metal ABC transporter ATP-binding protein, which produces MNAIEVKNLFFKYEKEIILKNINFTLKDKEFIAIIGPNGGGKSTLLKLLLGFLKPLKGEIKIYGKNPKENSHIIGYVPQHTNFNLDIPITVFDVVMQGRLSKGKFFYNKEDKEIVKEILNNLGIYDLKKRKIKDLSGGQRQKVLIARALAIKPKIIMMDEPTSAIDIKGQKEILDLIESLDITRVVVSHDIKILLREVDKIAYVNKKMILHEGPKLNIPKDKHFCEVELIDFLKVNECGI; this is translated from the coding sequence ATGAATGCAATAGAAGTTAAAAATTTATTTTTTAAATATGAAAAAGAGATAATTTTAAAAAATATAAATTTTACTCTAAAAGATAAAGAATTTATAGCTATAATTGGTCCAAATGGAGGAGGAAAATCAACTTTACTTAAACTTCTTCTTGGATTCTTAAAACCTCTAAAAGGAGAAATTAAAATCTATGGAAAAAATCCAAAAGAAAATTCTCATATAATAGGATATGTCCCTCAACATACAAATTTTAATTTAGATATTCCAATTACAGTTTTTGATGTAGTAATGCAAGGAAGATTAAGTAAAGGCAAATTTTTTTATAATAAAGAAGATAAAGAAATAGTAAAAGAAATTTTAAATAATTTAGGAATTTATGATTTGAAAAAAAGAAAAATAAAAGACCTCTCAGGTGGTCAAAGACAAAAAGTTTTAATTGCCAGAGCATTAGCTATAAAGCCTAAAATTATTATGATGGACGAACCAACAAGTGCTATTGATATTAAAGGTCAAAAAGAGATACTTGATTTAATTGAAAGTTTAGATATCACACGAGTTGTAGTAAGTCATGATATAAAAATTCTTCTTAGAGAAGTAGATAAAATTGCTTATGTAAATAAAAAAATGATTTTACATGAAGGGCCAAAACTTAATATTCCAAAAGATAAACATTTTTGTGAAGTAGAATTAATTGATTTTTTAAAGGTAAATGAATGTGGGATTTAA
- the def gene encoding peptide deformylase: MAILDIVTYPNKILKQISKPVERFDSELHKLLDDMYETMIAKNGIGLAAIQVGVPIRALLIDLGDEEGKQSKDTLIEVINPEFLEWDGSLKYNEGCLSVPDYFDEVERYKKVKVKFFDRFGKEHIVDAEDLLSVAFQHETDHLDGHVFIERLDYIKRKKFEKEWKKLLKKRKK, translated from the coding sequence TTGGCTATTTTAGATATTGTTACTTATCCAAATAAAATATTAAAACAAATTTCAAAACCAGTTGAGAGATTTGATAGCGAGCTTCATAAACTACTTGATGATATGTATGAGACTATGATTGCAAAAAATGGAATTGGTCTTGCTGCTATTCAAGTAGGTGTCCCAATTAGAGCTTTACTAATAGATTTAGGTGATGAAGAAGGAAAACAAAGTAAAGATACTTTAATTGAGGTTATCAATCCTGAATTTTTAGAATGGGATGGAAGTTTGAAATATAATGAGGGCTGTTTAAGTGTGCCTGATTATTTTGATGAAGTTGAGAGGTATAAAAAAGTAAAAGTTAAATTTTTTGATAGATTTGGAAAAGAGCATATAGTAGATGCAGAAGATTTACTAAGTGTTGCTTTTCAACATGAAACAGACCACTTAGATGGACATGTGTTTATTGAGAGGCTTGATTATATAAAAAGAAAGAAATTTGAAAAAGAATGGAAAAAACTACTCAAAAAACGAAAAAAATAA